Proteins encoded together in one Candidatus Hydrogenedentota bacterium window:
- a CDS encoding lipocalin family protein, translating to MRNSLKTISTTAGLGILMAVSLSGCLCFNPPETVAYVDVPQYMGKWYEIAKYPVFFERGLVGVTAEYTLQDDGSVRVVNKGFEGSFDGEESVAEGRATVADTTTNAKLTVQFGPFPLGIFGPNYWIIDLGQQYEYAVVSDKCRRTLWILSRTPKMDSAVYDAIVARLGEAGFDTGKLEPMPQPE from the coding sequence ATGCGAAACTCTCTCAAGACAATCTCTACAACGGCGGGACTCGGAATCTTGATGGCGGTCAGCCTGTCGGGCTGCCTGTGCTTCAATCCGCCGGAAACCGTGGCCTATGTCGATGTGCCGCAATACATGGGGAAATGGTACGAAATCGCGAAGTACCCCGTGTTTTTCGAGCGCGGGCTGGTCGGCGTGACAGCGGAGTACACGCTGCAGGACGATGGCAGTGTACGGGTCGTGAACAAGGGGTTCGAAGGCAGTTTTGACGGCGAGGAATCGGTCGCGGAAGGCCGGGCCACCGTCGCCGACACAACGACGAATGCCAAGCTCACCGTGCAATTCGGACCGTTCCCCCTGGGAATATTCGGTCCAAACTACTGGATTATTGACTTAGGTCAGCAATATGAGTACGCAGTCGTCTCGGACAAGTGCCGGCGCACGTTGTGGATTCTGAGCCGCACCCCGAAAATGGACAGCGCCGTGTACGATGCGATTGTGGCGCGGCTGGGCGAAGCAGGTTTCGACACAGGCAAACTCGAACCCATGCCGCAGCCGGAGTAG